One genomic region from Caloenas nicobarica isolate bCalNic1 chromosome 22, bCalNic1.hap1, whole genome shotgun sequence encodes:
- the AURKAIP1 gene encoding small ribosomal subunit protein mS38: MLISQLTSQLLRASRVAGHLLPRAASSFPCCHSTSAHYSTQPSNKSGAQPQRRYALDPELEEMLIPRKLSISPLESWLTVRYSLPKAEIPNGQEEAGYEPVQRYDCPPSDEGAGVEEGEGTLSNEVQCKNVLKIRRRKMNRHKYKKLLKRRKFVRRRIKEGRKKKRQIKFEKDLERIWKRAGLKNPPAGWQTPKIFLKSSKR; the protein is encoded by the exons ATGTTAATATCGCAGCTGACTTCCCAGTTACTGAGGGCTTCACGAGTTGCAG GCCATTTGTTGCCAAGGGCAgcatcttcctttccttgctgtcATTCCACATCCGCGCACTACAGCACGCAGCCGTCTAACAAGAGCGGAGCCCAACCTCAGCGGCGATATGCGCTGGACCCTGAACTGGAGGAGATGCTGATCCCCAGAAAACTTTCCATCAGCCCCTTGGAAAGCTGGCTGACCGTGCGGTACTCCCTGCCCAAAGCAGAAATCCCAAATGGTCAGGAAGAAGCGGGTTATGAACCTGTCCAGCGATACGACTGTCCCCCGTCTGACGAAGGAGCTGGcgtggaggaaggagaggggacACTTAGCAACGAAGTTCAATGTAAGAACGTTTTGAAGATTcgcaggaggaaaatgaatcGGCACAAGTACAAGAAGCTGCTCAAGCGAAGGAAGTTTGTGCGTAGGAGGATAAAGGAAGGTCGCAAGAAGAAACGTCAG ataAAATTTGAGAAAGATTTGGAGCGCATCTGGAAAAGAGCtggtttgaaaaatcctcctgcGGGATGGCAAACACCCAAGATATTTCTGAAAAGTTCAAAGCGATAA